GCCTGCCTGATGCGCCGCTCGACCACACGACGCTCCCGGTCGATCAACTCCAGCTCGACCAGGCGCAGTAGATAGCGGGGATGATCGACGCCGTCGCGGGCACACTCGCGGGCGACCTTGTCGTATTCCCGCAAGACTGTCGGCAGCTTCAGCTGCTTGAGGTGATGGCCAAGCAGCACCTGCGGCGTGCCGCTCGTCGTTCCAACCGGCATCGCATCGCCTGTCCCTTTGACGGTCATGCCGCTCTCCCAGGAATGAGCACCGCGTAGTCGGCGGCCGATGTCGTCCTCACAGCCGTCTTCGGCAGGTGCGGGTAGGCGGCGAGATCGAGCCGCGCGGGACGACGCTCGACACGAGCCAGTGCGATCTGCTTGACCGCATCGAAGCCGATCGCGCCGAGCCGGATTGCCTCGGTGACGGCGCCGGCCACGATCTCCTTCGGGATCGCCTCCATCAGCCGCAGGACCTGGATGAACTCGCGCTTGCCGCGATTGCCCATGCGCGCCTCCATGAGATGGCGCAGATGCTGGAACGTCTCGGGAAGACCCCAATCCTTCAGCGGCGCCGCCTGATCGAGCGCGTTCGGCTTGGTCTCGATCAGCGCCAGATAGTGCAGCGGGTCGAAGATGAAGGTGCCCGAACCATACGAACGTTGATGGCGGGCGATCTCTTCGCCGCCACACAGGATGACGACCTGGTCGACGAAGCCCTTCACCATCACCTCCTGGAAGCCGTGGCTGGTCGGCACCGAGTAGTCGTTGCACCGGTAGCGCACCAGCGCCGTCGACGAGACGCGCGCCGCCCGCTTCTCGCAGGGCTCAAGCGGGACAGCGGGCATATCCCGGAAGGCCTCGAGATCGGCGCCAAGCCGTTCGCCGATGGTCGCGGCGTTGCGACCGGCACGTTCCGCCTGCCGCGCCCGGCACCGCTCGGCCAGCATAGCGTTGAGATCGTCGAAGCTCGCCGCCACCGGGATCGGCGTCATGAAGTTCGAGCGGGCATACTTCACCAGCCCCTCGACCTTGCCCTTGTCGTTCCCTTTGCCGGGTCGGCCGAACCTGTCGCTGAACAGATAATGGCTCACCAGTTCCGTGAACGCGCGCGTCCGCTCCCGCTTGCCGTCGCCGCAGATCTTTGCCACCGCGATCTTCAGATTGTCGTAGAGCACCGACAGCGGCACGCCGCCGAAGAAGGCGAAGGCCGACACATGCCCGTCCAGGAACGCTTCCGTCGTCTCGGCCGGATACGCCTTCACGAACGGGGCATCCGACTGCGGCAGGTCCATACAGAAGAAGTGGATCTTGCAGCGGACGCCGGCGATCACGCCGACCGCCTCGCCAAAATCCACCTGCGCATGGCCGGGCGGATGCGACAGCGGCACGAAGGTCTCGCGCCCTCTGGCTCGGGCGATCCGGACATAGTCCTTCACCACCGTATAGCCGCCGCCAAACCCGTGCTCGTCGCGCAGCCGCTCGAAGATCCGCTTCGCCGTATGCCGCTGCTTCATCGGGCCAGTTCGGTCTGCCTCCAGGATCGCATCGATCACCGGCAACAACGCGCCCAGCTTCGGCTTCGTCACAGGCTTGGTGCGCGTGTAGCCCGGCGGCAACGAGAACCGGCACATCTTCAAAACCGTCTCGCGGCTCAGCCCGAAGACACGGGCCGCCTCACGACGGCTGTTGCCCTCGACAAACACAAAGCGCCGGACGGCAGCATAGACTTCCACGGAAAACATTCCCGGCCGATCCCCAAAGGGACCAGCCTAGCCAATGGACGGCTTTTACTCCGCCCGCACCGCCATCACGTCGGCGCTCCATGGCCTAATTTGTCACCGCCCTGCACA
The genomic region above belongs to Rhodoligotrophos appendicifer and contains:
- the istA gene encoding IS21 family transposase, with the protein product MFSVEVYAAVRRFVFVEGNSRREAARVFGLSRETVLKMCRFSLPPGYTRTKPVTKPKLGALLPVIDAILEADRTGPMKQRHTAKRIFERLRDEHGFGGGYTVVKDYVRIARARGRETFVPLSHPPGHAQVDFGEAVGVIAGVRCKIHFFCMDLPQSDAPFVKAYPAETTEAFLDGHVSAFAFFGGVPLSVLYDNLKIAVAKICGDGKRERTRAFTELVSHYLFSDRFGRPGKGNDKGKVEGLVKYARSNFMTPIPVAASFDDLNAMLAERCRARQAERAGRNAATIGERLGADLEAFRDMPAVPLEPCEKRAARVSSTALVRYRCNDYSVPTSHGFQEVMVKGFVDQVVILCGGEEIARHQRSYGSGTFIFDPLHYLALIETKPNALDQAAPLKDWGLPETFQHLRHLMEARMGNRGKREFIQVLRLMEAIPKEIVAGAVTEAIRLGAIGFDAVKQIALARVERRPARLDLAAYPHLPKTAVRTTSAADYAVLIPGRAA